CTGCATGCACAAACCATCTCCTCCGCCGACCCCGTGGATATTCTGGCGGCCCTCGGCGGATTCGAGATCGCCACCCTCGCGGGCATGATTCTGGGCGGCGCAAGCCTGCGCATGGCCCTGGTCATCGACGGCTTCATCTCCACCAGCGCCTTTGTCGCGGCCCATGCCATCTGCCCTCTGACCAGGGAATACGCCTTTTTCTCCCACGCTTCGGCCGAACCGGGCTTCAAGGCGGTCATGGACGCCCTGAAAGCGTCCCCGCTTCTCCAGCTGGGCCTGCGTCTGGGAGAAGGCACCGGCGCGGCCATGGCCATTTTTCTGCTGCGTTGCGCAGCCAACATCTACAACGAAATGGCTACATTCGACACGGCGGGAGTGCACAGCGGGGCGTGAGCGCCTGCCCCGCCCGGGACGAACGCTTTTCTCTCGGCCGGTATTGACGAAGCGGGAAAAGAGCAGCACCGGAAGACAAACAGGAGGCCGATATGGATCAGCTCACGCACGTCGCCGCCATCATCGCCCTGACCATGGGCGCGGCCTGGGCCAGCGGCATCAATTTGTACGCGGCCATCTTCATGCTGGGCATCATGGGCATGACCGAAGGGGCGCAGTTGCCTCCGGGCCTGGAAATCCTCTCGCATCCGGCCGTGCTGGTGGCGGCGGGATTCATGTATGTCGTGGAGTTCGTTGCCGACAAGGTGCCGGGCGTGGATACCGGCTGGGATACGCTGCATACCTTCATCCGCATCCCGGCCGGAGCTGTGCTGGCCGCCGGGGCCGTGGGCACGGTGGACCCGGCCCTGACCCTGGCCGCGGCACTGGTGGGCGGCAGCGTGGCCGCGGCCTCCCATGCGGCCAAATCCGGAACGCGGATACTCATCAACACCTCGCCCGAACCCGTCAGCAACTGGGCGGCCTCCACAGCCGAAGATATCGGCGTGGTCGGCGGCCTGTGGCTGGCCGTCTACCATCCGTTCGTGTTTCTGACCCTCTTCGTGGCCTTCATCGCTTTCGTGATCTGGCTGCTGCCCAGAATCTGGGCTGGAGTGAAAAGAATCTTCCGCTTTCTGGCCGGACTGTTCCGTACCGGCAACGTACCGGGCGGTCAGGGACAATAACCGGCTGAAAAGGGGGTATTCCGGAAAGTTCGAACAACGTGGGCGGTTCCCGGCATAACGCTGCCCTCTGGGCAAAAGACAAGCGACCGGACGATCGCCCGCAATAAGCTTTCAGGCTGGACCGGCTATTTCTCCGCGCCTTCCCTCGCGGCCTCAACATGCTTCCGCAGGCCATCTTCCATTTCCACACGCACCGCGCCGTCGCCGGAACGCACATGTACATCCATCTGCGGAAAGGGAATTTCCACGCCGTGCTCCCGGAATTTGCGGTCAATGGCTTCCCGGATTTCCGATGACGCGGACACGCCCAGATCCACATGCCGGACCCAGAAACGCAGCGTGAAGTCCAGCGAACTGGCTCCGAAATTGGAAAAAATCACCGCCGGCTCGGGGCTGCTCAGAACCGCCGGATGCTCCGTGGCCGATTCCAGCAGCAGCTTCTTCACCAGCTGTATGTCCGACCCATAGGCCACGCCCACCAGCACGTCCCGCCGCATGCGCACATCGTTGCGATGGGTCCAGTTGGTCAGATTGTTGGCGATAAGCGTTGAATTGGGCACGAAAATCTTGGCGTTGTCGAAGGTCTGCACCTCGGTGTTGCGGATATTCACACTCATGACCTTGCCCCAGACCCCGTTGACCTCGATCACGTCTCCGGGCTGGATGGCCCGGTCGAACAACAGAATCAGGCCGCTGATGAAGTTGCTGATGATGGTCTGCATGCCGAAGCCGATGCCCACGGACAAACCGCCAGCAATAACGGCGAAATTGCTCAGGCTGATGCCAAGCAGATTCAGGCTCACCAGTCCGAAGAGCATCCACAGGCAGTACATGCCGATACGCTGCAGGGAGGCCGCCGCACCCCGGTCGATATTCTTCCACCCCAGACGATCCCCTGCCAGCACTGTTTTCCATACGGCAATCAGGGAGCGGACCACCTGGAAAAGAAGAAGCACCACGCCGAGCCGCAGAAAATTGAAGGAAAAATTCCCCCAGCTGAATTCCAGGGTGGAGAGTTTCTCGAAAACCACGCTGGTGCCCAGATTCACGGTGATCCAGGTGATCACCCCCAAAGCCGTGACCAGATAGACGAGCAGAGTCAGCGCCGTCACGCCCAGGTCCGCCGCCACGGCGCGCATGCCGGTCTTGTCCATGCGCTCGAAAAACACGCGCACCACACTGACAGCCCCCAAAGACAGCTGTATGGCCAAAGCCACCACGCCCCACAGCGTGCTGGCCAGAATGGCCAGATTGCCCCAGCCGAGGATGGCCACGGCCACCAGCACTGCCAGCACATAAGGATGCGCCCTGCGGATGAAGCGTTCATAACGCCGGACAGGCTGGATCATCCCGAAAAAGAGGCTGCTCAGCACCAGCAGAATGACCCACACCAGATGCTCGAACCAGTCCGGCAGGCGCAGCAGGTCCAGCAGGGCCACAGTGATCGACAGCACGCCCAGAGGCCAGAGAGGCTGCAATATCTGGCGGGGCGGAATGCCCTTCACGTTCCGGAAAACCCAGGCCAGGGCCTGTACGCCGATAAGCGCGAAAAAGTGCGTGCAGAACAGCAGAAACGAGGTCTGACGGACCTTGCCCGAAAAAAACGCGGCCAGCAGGGAAAGGCCCAGGGAAAGGCACAGGATGCCCAGGATCGCCGCGACCCGGCCTCTGGTGTGAATGTTTTCAAACAGCTTGTACAAGTGGCGGACGGCCACGCAGCTGACCACGATGAACGGCAGCCAGAACAGCGCGAAAGTCCCGGCCCAGCCCGGCTCTTCGGTAATGGCCGTGAACTGTTCCTCGGCGAAGGTCTTCATGTTGGCGTACCAGTCCGCGATGCCCGCGAGGCTGTTCTCTCCGGAGTCGGGCAGCAGGTGGAAAGTC
Above is a window of Desulfomicrobium orale DSM 12838 DNA encoding:
- a CDS encoding DUF4126 domain-containing protein yields the protein MDQLTHVAAIIALTMGAAWASGINLYAAIFMLGIMGMTEGAQLPPGLEILSHPAVLVAAGFMYVVEFVADKVPGVDTGWDTLHTFIRIPAGAVLAAGAVGTVDPALTLAAALVGGSVAAASHAAKSGTRILINTSPEPVSNWAASTAEDIGVVGGLWLAVYHPFVFLTLFVAFIAFVIWLLPRIWAGVKRIFRFLAGLFRTGNVPGGQGQ
- a CDS encoding mechanosensitive ion channel family protein — its product is MKRIILLLVLFLALSPMAAMGAEFFDTESSAISAFIRTKTQEADVLSRDVEALQKRLEQSRPVITDMLAKARERVQTLEVVARMVKTNPYDMRVALADARYAQISLTKEFQQLELLSKDVAAKQQVAQSLSEDLERKWTTGMNATLRGEIQALRKSADAASKKMKTLREQLEAINSSVSDVQTGVSGWITSFESQLTEIWKADFLEKKTFHLLPDSGENSLAGIADWYANMKTFAEEQFTAITEEPGWAGTFALFWLPFIVVSCVAVRHLYKLFENIHTRGRVAAILGILCLSLGLSLLAAFFSGKVRQTSFLLFCTHFFALIGVQALAWVFRNVKGIPPRQILQPLWPLGVLSITVALLDLLRLPDWFEHLVWVILLVLSSLFFGMIQPVRRYERFIRRAHPYVLAVLVAVAILGWGNLAILASTLWGVVALAIQLSLGAVSVVRVFFERMDKTGMRAVAADLGVTALTLLVYLVTALGVITWITVNLGTSVVFEKLSTLEFSWGNFSFNFLRLGVVLLLFQVVRSLIAVWKTVLAGDRLGWKNIDRGAAASLQRIGMYCLWMLFGLVSLNLLGISLSNFAVIAGGLSVGIGFGMQTIISNFISGLILLFDRAIQPGDVIEVNGVWGKVMSVNIRNTEVQTFDNAKIFVPNSTLIANNLTNWTHRNDVRMRRDVLVGVAYGSDIQLVKKLLLESATEHPAVLSSPEPAVIFSNFGASSLDFTLRFWVRHVDLGVSASSEIREAIDRKFREHGVEIPFPQMDVHVRSGDGAVRVEMEDGLRKHVEAAREGAEK